The Paenibacillus sp. FSL W8-0426 region TTACGGATTCGTTGGACACTGGGGATATCGTAAATATCATTTTGGAGCGCGTGGGAGACAAAGCAGAACGGTAAACGAAGGAGGTGGGCCAGGTTGTTTAAAGCTACTACTCATATTGTAAAAGGAACAAGCGAGGAAGCCCGTTTCGTGAGAAACAAGCTGATCGAATTTAATTCAAAGCATATTCCTGACGGGAGATATGAGGAAGTTTGCTTATGCGTGAAGGATAACAAAGGCGAAATCATAGCCGGACTTAACGGTTCCATTTGCTGGAACTGGATGGAGATTGACTTCTTATGGGTGGATGAGAGTTTTCGGGGACAGGGACTTGGCCAAAAATTGCTGGAGGAAGCCGAACGGCGGGCTGCAGCCGAACAGTGCACTTTCATTCAACTGAATACGTTTAGTTTTCAAGCACCGGGGTTTTATGAGAAAAATGGATTTGCGGCAATAGCCGTAATCGAAAATGCACCGCGAGACCACAAACACTATTATTTCATTAAATATTTGAGATAAGAAGTAAGCGGTTACGTATTTGAAGCAAGTTGATTATTAAACGTTATCTTCTTCAATATGTTCTTATTTTAAAGGGGGAATCCAATGAAAGTTGCACTGCATGCCAATGAACTGGAAAGCGTAGAGCTTAGCTGGTTATGTATTAAACCGATGCTGCACGCGGTACGCGGGAAAGATATGCAAACCAAGCTGGAGATGTATCATCAATTAAGTGAAGCCCAGAAAGGCTTGTACTTATTTTATTCCTACCATAACCACACGGATACGAGCATGGAGTTTTATTGGTTCTCTGCCCACCATATCAATGAGCTGAAATCCTGGGAATGGATCAGGCAAGCCGTGCTGTTTTTTAAAGCAGATGCCTTGATTGAAGTGTTGGATGAGATCCAGCGATTCATACAGAAACGGAGCATGCTGAACAAGACGATCAGCCCAATGGATCTAGAGAGGGACTCTTTTCTCTTGAATGAAGTGAACCAATTACACGAGAAGTATAGTCGATGTTCGGCACTCGCCATACAACAAATGAATGAGTACATATTGGATCATCGGGCGGAATTTTTGGAACCGGATTTGTGAAGATGTGTTTAATGGATAAACCGATTGGTTTGCCAGAGCTGGTTTTTGGCTGGATGAGTTCAGATGTCGCTGGATGCAGAGAACGAAATCGTACACTTTTTACATACAGCCCATGAGGTACAAAAATTCACGTTGTCACCGAGGTGAGCGATATGAAAATCATGGTCATTGGTTCCAGCGGATCGGGGAAGTCGACGTTTTCTCGGGAACTGGGGAAAGGATTGGGTTTGCCCGTACATCACTTGGACCTGTATTACTGGAAGCCTGGCTGGGTTGAAACGCCCCGAGAAGAATGGGAAGAGTTCAACAAACAATTGGTTGCCAAAGAAAACTGGATTATCGACGGGCATTTTGGAAGAACGATGGATATCCGGATGAAAGCGGCAGATGTCATCGTTTTCTTTGATTTGTCGCCGATCGTCACAACCTATCGCGTCATTAAACGCAGAATTCAATATCATGGCAAAACGAGACCTGACTTGAACGAGGGTTGTCCTGAATCCATTGATTGGCCTTTTATCAAGAACGGGTGGAATTTTCGCAGAGACAAACGACCCGCCATTATCGAAAAATTAAAACAACAACCTTCAAACAAATGCGTGATGATCATTGGCAGCTTGAACCAAGCAAAAACGGTATTGAGCGAGATCCATAGGAAGGGGGACCGCTATTTCGAACAATATCGGAATGATGCGGTGAAAGGATAACTGGAAATCGTACGATAGTTTGTCGCAAGGGATTTTTGATTTGGGTCTATAGAGCTTAGCGGTTTATTTCTCAGGAAATATTTCGGCTATATAGGTTGAACTAGACATTTACACGATAACGGAGAGGGCAGAAAGAATCTGGAGAAGCGGAGCGTTCGCCTAAAAAGAACAAAGATAAGGCATGTTGCAAATCATAGGAGGAAACGAATCATGACCGAGTATTACTGGGATACCAAGATCGAATATTTGAGGAACACGCGCTGGCTGTACTACAATGACGATTATCTGGAATTTTTGGTGAAAAGCGTATGGAAAATCGATAAACCGGTTAACATCGTAGATTTTGGATGCGGTTACGGTTATCTCGGTTTGAAGCTTCTTCCGCTTATGCCGCAAGGAAGCACGTATACCGGCATGGACAAAGGAACAGAACTGATTCGCGAGGCTGAGGAAATTTACTCGCATTTAGACTATGATGCAACGTTTATAACGTGTGATATCGATGAAGTGCAGCTGGAGCCAAAGTACGATATTGCCGTAAGCCATGCGTTTTTGTTACATATGACCGAACCTGCTAGGATTGTTCGCAAAATGATGGACAGCGTACGGAATCACGGAAAATTGATTTGCTTCGAACCACACTGGATCGGCAATATGGCCAATTGTTATATGGACGGCGTAGATCAGAGCAGCATCGTTCGTTTAGGCGTTCTGCAAAAGTTGTATGAAGAAGACGAACGGCGCACGCTCAAGGGTGGAAATATCGGCATGGCTCTGCCAGTGATGTTAAGTCAGCTTGGGTTAAAGAAGGTGGAGTGCCGAGTCAGCGACAAAGTAAACTTTTTGGATCAAAACATGGATGCGGACCGTAAAGAACTTCTTTTTCAAGCGCTGCGTGAAGAAGGATTGGGACAGGATCCCGGGGAACTGGATCAGGTCGTGAACAATCTGCTTGCCAGGGGATTAAATGAACATGAGGCCAGAGAGGAATACGAGTCGGAAGCTAACTTTGGGAGGACATTCAATGCGGATTCGTGGCTGACATATGCACCTAATTTCAAAATCTCCTTTGGTACGGTGGAACGTTGACTAACAATTAAAAAAGGATTTGGCATTCATGAAAAAAATTCTAATCATCGGCATCGTTGCCAGTGGAAAAACAACATTAGCCAGAACATTGTCGCAGCACATAAACATCCCTTGGCATGAATTGGATGCCATCGTCCACCACCAGACGGAAAGTGGAAGGATCAAGAGAACGCCGGAAGAACAGATGAACGTCATTCATGATATTAACAAACAGGGAACATGGATTTTGGAAGGAACGGATCGTGCCTCCTATCAGTCACTGTATGATATGGCGGACACGATCGTTTTTTTGGATCCCCCGTTGTGGAAACGGAAAATCAGGATTTTCCTCCGCTTCGCGAAGCAAAGGTTCGGGATCGAGAAAGCAAACTACACTCCCGATCTGACGATGCTGAGAATGATGTACAGATGGACAAGAGAATTCGAGCAAAACCGCGACAGCTTCGAAACCAAACTGAAACGATACAAGAACAAGCTGGTGAGATTGCGTGATAATACGGACTTGGCTTGGGTTGCTCAGCGGCGACAATGCACAGGGGCGGTTGGGGCAGAGCGGCAGGAGACTGCGGCAGGAGATTAATGGGGAGGAACGAAATGAAAATTGAAGGGGACCGTGTGACTCTCTGCCAAATGACCAAAAAGATTTGGATTTGCGAGTGAATTGGAGTGTTATACAAATCTTTCGCTTCAGCATTCATTTTCCCGTGTATAATGGTGTAAATATATGATTTCTTGTACCATGAGTGCGCTTTCGCGTAAGCTTGGGCAAGATCGGGAGACGGGAGGCCAGGATGTGCAGGAGGCCATTATAGTGGTGCCCCATGATCCTTGCTGGGCAAACGAGTTTATGGAAATAGGCAGGCGGATCAGCGCAAGCATGGGGGAAAGTGCCATCCGGATCGATCATATCGGTTCTACTTCAATACCTGGCCTGGATGCCAAGCCGATCATTGATATTCAGATTTCGGTGCGTTCGTTGGATAAGCTGGATTGGAAACCTTTTTTAGAGCAGCTTGGGTACATGCATCGGGAGAATAATCCGGATCAAACGAAGCGTTATTTTCGGGAAAGCGGCAGTATGAGAAGAACGCATATCCATGTTCGAAAAGCAGGCAGCTGGTCAGAGCAGTTTGCACTGCTGTTTCGGGATTATTTGCGGGTACACCCGGAAGACAGCCAATGCTATGCTCGGGAAAAATACAGGTTAAGCGAATTATACCGTCATGAACGGGAGCGATACGTCACGGCAAAAGAACCGAT contains the following coding sequences:
- a CDS encoding GNAT family N-acetyltransferase, whose protein sequence is MFKATTHIVKGTSEEARFVRNKLIEFNSKHIPDGRYEEVCLCVKDNKGEIIAGLNGSICWNWMEIDFLWVDESFRGQGLGQKLLEEAERRAAAEQCTFIQLNTFSFQAPGFYEKNGFAAIAVIENAPRDHKHYYFIKYLR
- a CDS encoding DNA topology modulation protein, whose translation is MKIMVIGSSGSGKSTFSRELGKGLGLPVHHLDLYYWKPGWVETPREEWEEFNKQLVAKENWIIDGHFGRTMDIRMKAADVIVFFDLSPIVTTYRVIKRRIQYHGKTRPDLNEGCPESIDWPFIKNGWNFRRDKRPAIIEKLKQQPSNKCVMIIGSLNQAKTVLSEIHRKGDRYFEQYRNDAVKG
- a CDS encoding class I SAM-dependent methyltransferase, which produces MTEYYWDTKIEYLRNTRWLYYNDDYLEFLVKSVWKIDKPVNIVDFGCGYGYLGLKLLPLMPQGSTYTGMDKGTELIREAEEIYSHLDYDATFITCDIDEVQLEPKYDIAVSHAFLLHMTEPARIVRKMMDSVRNHGKLICFEPHWIGNMANCYMDGVDQSSIVRLGVLQKLYEEDERRTLKGGNIGMALPVMLSQLGLKKVECRVSDKVNFLDQNMDADRKELLFQALREEGLGQDPGELDQVVNNLLARGLNEHEAREEYESEANFGRTFNADSWLTYAPNFKISFGTVER
- a CDS encoding GrpB family protein codes for the protein MQEAIIVVPHDPCWANEFMEIGRRISASMGESAIRIDHIGSTSIPGLDAKPIIDIQISVRSLDKLDWKPFLEQLGYMHRENNPDQTKRYFRESGSMRRTHIHVRKAGSWSEQFALLFRDYLRVHPEDSQCYAREKYRLSELYRHERERYVTAKEPIIWEIIRKASLWSQQTGWEPGTTDI